A single window of Narcine bancroftii isolate sNarBan1 chromosome 1, sNarBan1.hap1, whole genome shotgun sequence DNA harbors:
- the prr33 gene encoding neurofilament heavy polypeptide, giving the protein MGIKMLMAMQQCVSAHPMPPPPPALAPKPDKDNARLQKILKRIAKQKAAEISLQPEDASDKSHSYLSKPFRACLSPVSEASPDPEHCDRRTPQYLQSPLPSLRPHSTILTQTRTTSLYPLRRTFYKGKIEILPKKGGQHIPAEVQNQDPGQLLQPVIPVKTFFVSNVQSSGKKQSPMVAMPPRFSPSFYARPDMEMPKANISTNDSIKPKDIVSEANITKLYASGPDTAMTSTKGYVFETSRVKNSTYEPPRAKTPTYEPPRVKTPTYEVTSVRTPTYELTTYEPPRARIPTYEPPRARTPTYEPPRARTPTYEPPRARTPIYEPPRARTPTYEPLRARTPTYEPPRARTPTYEPPRARTPTYEPPRARTSTYETPRARTPTFETPRVRTPTYDPLRVKTPTYDPPRERTPTYETPRVKTPTYNPPRARTPTYETLRAKTPTYEPQRVKTPRAQIPANELLRGKTFTRAVPQESLSTEGFDVSAIKNASSANMEIHQITKTTLEKPSNTGVETTNQEVKSFLKAAGQKKPVDNVKPPRSKISGWTRLKKHMVVEEEPPKFLEPEPELPESEEQKQNQSIVEDRKQESSKARATRANKMWDAMLFQMFAWKEHLTEENRQNQQESALDTSRQAHQTSWFSCRLPLLLFRPRFDARKLKEAAKGPLRRISSTLIESGLHRKAIDDEELKDFNQTAKGWQTKAVS; this is encoded by the coding sequence GGAATTAAAATGTTAATGGCGATGCAACAGTGCGTTTCAGCGCACCCTATGCCACCCCCACCACCAGCTCTGGCACCAAAGCCTGACAAAGACAATGCAAGGTTACAAAAAATCTTGAAGAGGATTGCAAAACAGAAAGCTGCGGAGATATCTTTACAACCTGAAGATGCATCAGATAAATCCCACTCTTACCTGTCGAAACCCTTTCGGGCTTGTCTGTCTCCCGTTAGCGAGGCTAGTCCTGATCCAGAACACTGTGATCGTCGGACTCCTCAATACCTTCAATCACCTTTGCCTTCTCTCAGACCACACTCAACAATACTAACCCAAACCCGTACTACAAGTCTATATCCTCTTCGTAGAACGTTTTACAAGGGCAAAATAGAGATTCTCCCAAAAAAAGGTGGCCAACATATACCAGCTGAAGTTCAGAACCAGGACCCTGGTCAACTATTACAGCCTGTGATTCCTGTAAAGACATTCTTCGTTTCAAATGTTCAATCATCAGGCAAAAAACAGTCACCAATGGTTGCAATGCCACCCCGCTTTTCCCCTAGTTTCTACGCCCGGCCTGACATGGAGATGCCCAAGGCAAACATTTCCACAAATGACTCTATTAAACCCAAAGACATTGTTTCTGAAgctaatattacaaagttatatGCCAGCGGCCCTGACACTGCTATGACAAGTACTAAAGGATATGTTTTTGAAACCAGTAGAGTGAAGAATTCCACTTACGAGCCTCCAAGGGCGAAGACTCCAACCTACGAGCCTCCAAGGGTGAAGACTCCCACCTATGAGGTAACAAGTGTGAGGACTCCCACCTATGAGTTAACAACCTATGAGCCTCCGAGGGCGAGAATTCCTACCTACGAGCCTCCGAGAGCGAGGACTCCCACCTACGAGCCTCCGAGAGCGAGGACTCCCACCTACGAGCCTCCGAGGGCAAGGACTCCCATCTACGAGCCTCCGAGGGCGAGGACTCCCACCTACGAGCCTCTGAGGGCAAGGACTCCCACCTACGAGCCTCCGAGGGCGAGGACTCCCACCTACGAGCCTCCGAGGGCGAGGACTCCCACCTACGAGCCTCCGAGGGCGAGGACTTCCACCTACGAGACTCCGAGGGCAAGGACTCCCACCTTCGAGACTCCGAGGGTGAGGACTCCCACCTACGATCCTCTGAGAGTGAAGACTCCCACCTACGATCCTCCGAGGGAGAGGACTCCCACCTACGAAACTCCGAGGGTGAAGACTCCCACCTACAATCCTCCGAGGGCGAGGACTCCCACCTACGAGACTCTGAGGGCGAAGACTCCCACCTACGAGCCTCAGAGGGTGAAGACTCCAAGGGCACAGATTCCTGCCAATGAACTTCTAAGAGGCAAGACTTTTACACGTGCAGTGCCTCAAGAGAGCCTCTCTACAGAAGGTTTTGATGTTTCAGCCATAAAAAATGCTAGTAGTGCTAATATGGAAATCCATCAGATAACAAAGACCACCTTGGAGAAACCATCTAACACTGGGGTTGAGACAACTAACCAAGAAGTGAAATCATTTCTGAAAGCAGCAGGTCAAAAGAAACCTGTTGATAATGTCAAACCTCCCAGGAGCAAGATAAGTGGTTGGACCCGTCTCAAGAAACATATGGTGGTGGAAGAAGAACCACCCAAATTCCTGGAGCCAGAACCAGAACTCCCAGAATCCGAAGAACAAAAACAGAATCAAAGTATCGTTGAAGACAGGAAACAAGAATCTTCAAAGGCAAGGGCAACACGAGCCAACAAGATGTGGGATGCAATGCTGTTCCAAATGTTTGCATGGAAAGAGCATTTGACAGAGGAAAACAGACAAAACCAACAGGAATCAGCTTTAGACACATCCAGGCAAGCACACCAGACCTCATGGTTCAGCTGTCGTCTGCCTCTTCTACTTTTTAGACCACGATTTGATGCCAGAAAGTTAAAAGAAGCAGCTAAAGGTCCTCTGAGGAGAATTAGTAGTACATTGATTGAATCAGGGTTGCATCGCAAAGCAATTGACGATGAAGAACTTAAGGATTTCAATCAAACTGCAAAAGGTTGGCAAACAAAAGCAGTATCCTAA